The DNA region TGCGAGCTGCTGCAGCCGTGCCGCCTCGACCGCGAGGCCATAAGCGGCCGCGCAACCGATCGCGGGCGCGCCGCGCACCACCATGTCACGGATCGCCGCCGTGGTCTGCGCGGCCGAGGTGCAGCGCACGTAGGCGAAATCGAGCGGCAGCGATCGCTGATCGATCAGTTCCAGCGCGTTGTCGCGCCAGCGCAGGGTCTCGACCTTGAGCGACATGGTTCCGCTCTCAACCCGTTGTCCGGGGCAGCGACGCGATGCGTTCGACGCGACCCCCCACCGGCGATGCGGCAAGCAGCGGAGCGGTGTCATCGGCGATGCGCGTCTCGTCGTCGGTGCAGACGAGGAGATCGAGTCCGCCGAAAGCGAGCAGCGCCTCGTCGAGGAAGGCGTCCCAGCCGGCCTGCGTGGCATCGGCGGACGCGAAGGTTTGCACCGCATCGCCGGCATCGACCCCCGGCAGCGATCCGCGCCCGGCGATGGCCACCGCACAGCCTTCACGCACGAGCTGCTCGATCCGCCGTGGCGCCGACTCGAGCGCCGCCGCCGTCACGCCGGCTACCTGACCGAGGAGCGGCCGATCCGTCGCGACGCGCGCGCGCTCGCGCGCCTCGAACCCGCCGTATTCGACCTCCGCGCGGGCCATGAGCGCCGCCGGTGCCGCGCGGTAGCGGTCGTGCGCCTGGGCGCGCGACATGATCTCCATGTCGTGGCGGAAGATCTCCGCTGCGATGCCGGCGTGCGTGGCGCTGACACCCAGGGCGCAGACGCCGACATCGCCCAAGACGGCGATCCGCGGACTCGGATTGACGGCCTGGGCCGCCTGCGGGGGAAGCGCTCCCGACAGGTATGCGCGATAGCGCTCGACGAAGCCAGACACGTCGGCGTCGAGCAGGGGCAC from Betaproteobacteria bacterium includes:
- a CDS encoding class II aldolase/adducin family protein; translation: APKPSVETLMHAALPARFVEHTHADAVLAVANTGNGERILADLYGDSAPTVAYRHSGFDLARACLEVHHRRAGDRTIGLVLQFHGVVAFADDARESYENMIRLAAMAESYLDRRGAWALPAAASAAPPLDRPAVARLRAAISRAAGFPLVMRVMRDPFARHFARRDDLEELCGHGPATPQHAIFGRRVPLLDADVSGFVERYRAYLSGALPPQAAQAVNPSPRIAVLGDVGVCALGVSATHAGIAAEIFRHDMEIMSRAQAHDRYRAAPAALMARAEVEYGGFEARERARVATDRPLLGQVAGVTAAALESAPRRIEQLVREGCAVAIAGRGSLPGVDAGDAVQTFASADATQAGWDAFLDEALLAFGGLDLLVCTDDETRIADDTAPLLAASPVGGRVERIASLPRTTG